Proteins encoded within one genomic window of Haladaptatus sp. QDMS2:
- a CDS encoding tubulin/FtsZ family protein — protein sequence MKAVLIGVGQAGGKLTQRMAEFDARMGFDAIRGALAVNSAHADLQGLSIDTLLIGQERVKGHGVGGDNELGAKIMDEDAPEVMDALDGRITSEAEALFIVAGLGGGTGSGGAPVLARHLKRIYDIPVYVIGVLPGRSEGSLYQANAGRSLKTVAREADAVLLIDNDAWHATGESVEEGFGTINEHIAQRVGLLLAAGEATEGVGESVVDSSEVINTLRAGGIAALGYASATASPDAGENLTVITSVARNALLTGSSLPNAVDAEAALLVVAGKPDRLSRKGVEKARRWLEDETGSMQVRGGDFPLDSERIAVLVLVCGVERSPRLREFMERAKVAHESRPEKRADPAAAFKNDQLEDLF from the coding sequence ATGAAAGCCGTTCTCATCGGGGTCGGACAGGCCGGGGGGAAACTCACGCAACGAATGGCCGAGTTCGACGCCAGAATGGGGTTCGACGCGATTCGCGGAGCACTCGCGGTGAACTCCGCGCACGCGGACCTCCAGGGACTCTCCATCGATACACTACTCATCGGCCAGGAGCGGGTGAAGGGCCACGGCGTCGGTGGCGACAACGAACTCGGCGCGAAAATCATGGACGAAGACGCTCCGGAAGTGATGGACGCGCTCGACGGGCGCATCACCTCGGAGGCGGAGGCACTGTTCATCGTCGCTGGACTCGGCGGGGGCACGGGCAGCGGCGGTGCGCCGGTTCTCGCCCGCCACCTGAAACGAATCTACGACATTCCAGTGTACGTCATCGGTGTGCTCCCCGGGCGTAGCGAGGGGTCGCTTTATCAGGCGAACGCAGGTCGGTCGCTGAAGACGGTGGCCCGCGAGGCAGACGCCGTGTTGCTCATCGACAACGACGCGTGGCACGCAACGGGCGAGAGCGTCGAAGAAGGGTTCGGGACGATAAACGAGCACATCGCCCAGCGAGTCGGCCTCCTGCTCGCGGCGGGCGAGGCGACGGAGGGTGTCGGGGAGAGCGTCGTCGATTCGAGCGAGGTCATCAACACCCTCCGGGCGGGCGGTATTGCTGCCCTCGGCTACGCCAGTGCGACGGCGAGTCCAGACGCGGGCGAGAATCTGACCGTTATCACGAGTGTTGCCCGGAACGCGCTGCTCACCGGGTCAAGTCTGCCGAACGCGGTGGACGCTGAAGCTGCGCTGCTCGTCGTCGCGGGTAAGCCCGACCGACTTTCGAGGAAGGGCGTCGAAAAGGCGCGGCGGTGGCTCGAAGACGAGACGGGGAGCATGCAGGTTCGTGGTGGCGACTTCCCGCTCGACAGCGAGCGCATCGCGGTGCTGGTGCTCGTGTGTGGCGTCGAGCGGTCGCCACGGCTCAGGGAGTTCATGGAGCGGGCGAAAGTGGCCCACGAGTCGCGCCCAGAGAAGCGGGCGGACCCGGCGGCCGCGTTCAAAAACGACCAGTTAGAGGACCTGTTTTAG
- a CDS encoding DUF5791 family protein, which translates to MLYDVSDEPGELSPTELRALYEAELRETISAVGIESVAAASDVDIETVEALAGGESPALTLEDAAAILACDDALPDKRTILMEVRDHLLMGMTTAILDVEAIESGLNNHLDARDIQQKVEGRAPMTLSEFAALHQFIESRKR; encoded by the coding sequence ATGTTGTACGACGTGAGCGACGAGCCGGGCGAACTGTCGCCCACCGAACTGCGAGCCCTCTACGAAGCTGAGTTGCGCGAGACGATTTCTGCGGTCGGCATCGAGTCCGTGGCCGCAGCGAGCGACGTGGACATAGAAACCGTCGAGGCGCTGGCTGGCGGCGAGTCACCCGCACTGACGCTCGAAGACGCAGCGGCGATTCTCGCCTGTGACGACGCGCTCCCCGACAAACGAACCATCCTGATGGAGGTCCGCGACCACCTGCTCATGGGAATGACCACGGCCATCCTCGACGTGGAAGCCATCGAGTCCGGGCTGAACAACCACCTCGACGCGCGCGACATCCAGCAGAAAGTCGAGGGTCGTGCGCCGATGACGCTGAGCGAGTTCGCAGCGCTCCACCAGTTCATCGAGAGTCGAAAACGCTGA
- a CDS encoding SDR family oxidoreductase, with the protein MRVAILGCGYVGLELGRQLTPRQEVWGVRRSAEGRNAIDAAGFEPIRADLTDPDSLGAIPDIDALVFAASSGGRGAAAARRIFVEGLQGAIDHFGARANAPDRLVYTSSTGVYGDHGGEWVDEATPIEPTTEKTRVLAEAERVAIESAADAGIDGTVARFAGLYGPDRYRLNRYLSGPVTEGYLNMVHRDDAAGALAYFLEADLARGEVVLVADDEPAAKWTFADWLATECGVPEPAKRTKAERLEADALSEAARRRILTSKRCSNDYLRALGYKFAFPTYREGYRAAIDAYRQQNR; encoded by the coding sequence ATGCGCGTCGCAATCCTCGGCTGTGGCTACGTCGGGCTGGAACTCGGTCGCCAGCTCACGCCCCGCCAGGAGGTGTGGGGCGTCAGGCGCTCTGCCGAGGGCCGAAACGCCATCGACGCGGCCGGTTTCGAGCCGATTCGCGCAGACCTGACCGACCCCGACTCACTCGGTGCGATTCCAGACATCGATGCCCTCGTGTTCGCGGCGAGTTCTGGTGGCCGCGGAGCGGCCGCTGCCCGCCGCATCTTCGTCGAGGGATTACAAGGAGCAATCGACCACTTCGGGGCGAGAGCGAACGCTCCAGACCGACTCGTCTACACCTCGAGTACAGGCGTCTATGGCGACCACGGCGGCGAGTGGGTGGACGAAGCGACGCCCATCGAGCCGACGACAGAGAAGACGCGTGTGCTCGCCGAAGCAGAACGAGTCGCCATCGAATCGGCCGCCGACGCGGGAATCGATGGAACAGTCGCACGATTCGCCGGGTTGTACGGCCCAGACCGCTACCGGCTCAACCGTTACCTCTCGGGCCCGGTCACGGAGGGGTATCTCAACATGGTCCACCGCGACGATGCGGCCGGTGCGCTGGCCTATTTCCTCGAAGCGGACCTTGCACGCGGGGAGGTAGTGCTGGTCGCAGACGACGAACCGGCCGCGAAGTGGACGTTCGCCGATTGGCTCGCCACGGAGTGCGGCGTGCCGGAACCGGCGAAGCGAACGAAAGCCGAGCGCCTCGAAGCCGACGCACTCTCCGAGGCGGCGAGGCGGCGGATTCTGACGAGCAAGCGCTGTTCGAACGACTATCTCCGCGCTCTCGGGTACAAATTCGCGTTCCCGACGTACCGCGAGGGCTATCGCGCTGCTATCGACGCGTACCGCCAGCAGAACCGGTAG
- a CDS encoding bifunctional oligoribonuclease/PAP phosphatase NrnA gives MSRQAVVAGEFGQLTDTASAFAAENPLLVAAGGVLLLALLVFAVRAGTPQLRRHPSSKFCKQLARYDEVTVLMHPNPDPDAMACAAAVEFLAESVGTRATLQYPGKIRHQENRAFETVLDLELVHIDTAGDLASENVVLVDHNVPRGFNGASGIVPFAVIDHHPGTGTGTAFTDCRTAYGACSTILAEYLDEQGYEPDREDADVEKPVPRTLATGLLYGIQADTKHLTKGCSAAEFRACSFLFPGVDEDSLDRIANPQVGANVLKIKARAITECDLDHPPFAVSDVGNVDIVDAIPQAADELVRLEGFTAVVVLGSSNGTIHISGRSRDDRVHMGKTLQEVVNDIPMSSAGGHARMGGGQVSVEHMEGIGPRKGMNREELIDRLYDGMAGEL, from the coding sequence ATGTCGAGACAGGCGGTTGTCGCAGGCGAATTCGGTCAACTTACCGATACCGCCTCGGCATTCGCCGCGGAGAACCCGTTGCTCGTCGCTGCCGGTGGCGTTCTTCTCCTCGCACTGCTCGTCTTTGCGGTGCGGGCGGGAACGCCTCAACTGCGTCGGCATCCGAGTTCGAAGTTCTGCAAGCAATTGGCTCGATACGACGAGGTGACGGTGCTGATGCACCCGAACCCCGACCCGGACGCGATGGCGTGTGCGGCGGCAGTCGAATTCCTCGCAGAGAGCGTCGGGACGCGGGCAACGCTCCAGTATCCGGGAAAGATTCGCCACCAGGAAAACCGAGCGTTCGAGACGGTACTCGACCTCGAACTGGTCCACATCGACACCGCAGGCGACCTCGCCTCCGAGAACGTCGTACTCGTAGACCACAACGTCCCACGGGGGTTCAACGGCGCATCAGGAATCGTCCCGTTCGCCGTCATCGACCATCATCCGGGGACTGGAACGGGAACCGCCTTCACCGACTGTCGGACGGCCTACGGGGCGTGTTCGACGATTCTCGCGGAATACCTCGACGAACAGGGCTACGAACCCGACCGCGAGGACGCGGACGTAGAGAAACCGGTTCCCCGAACGCTCGCCACCGGTCTGTTGTACGGAATTCAAGCCGACACGAAACATCTGACCAAGGGCTGTAGTGCGGCGGAGTTTCGCGCCTGCAGCTTCCTGTTCCCGGGCGTGGACGAGGATTCGCTCGACCGCATCGCCAACCCGCAGGTCGGAGCCAACGTGCTCAAAATCAAGGCTCGCGCCATCACGGAGTGTGACTTAGACCACCCGCCGTTCGCCGTGAGCGACGTGGGTAACGTCGATATCGTAGACGCCATTCCGCAGGCCGCAGACGAACTCGTTCGCCTGGAAGGCTTTACGGCCGTCGTCGTGCTGGGGTCGAGCAATGGGACCATCCACATCTCGGGGCGCTCCCGGGACGATCGGGTTCACATGGGAAAGACCCTCCAGGAGGTCGTAAACGACATCCCGATGTCGAGTGCGGGCGGCCACGCGAGAATGGGCGGCGGACAGGTTTCGGTCGAACACATGGAGGGCATCGGCCCTCGAAAGGGGATGAACCGAGAGGAACTGATCGACCGCCTGTACGACGGCATGGCCGGCGAACTCTAA
- a CDS encoding aldo/keto reductase, protein MATADGTWRYRNRYFERFGRAYFRRFGDQTITSIGLGTYLGDPTDTVDESYHEAIVTTLESGCNVVDTAINYRNQRSERVVGAALADADVDREEILVSTKGGFVPFDGDRPENPGEYVKSEYVDSGLVSREDLAHGSHCISPAYIDDQVDRSLENLDLDTIDLYYVHNPETQLDVRSRETVYDALEATFTRLEERAAAGDINHYGVATWDAFRVPKDHDHYLSIVEVVSRARKAAKAAGNTTTHFRAIQLPFNVGMADAFTQESHDGPEGAQSVLWFAREAGLNVFTSASLLQGRLARDLPDAVAAQLPGETTAQQALNFARSAPGVTCSLVGMSSPAHVEENLKAGEGDAMGARAFDAIFE, encoded by the coding sequence ATGGCTACTGCCGACGGCACCTGGCGCTATCGGAATCGCTACTTCGAGCGGTTCGGCCGCGCCTATTTCCGGCGTTTTGGCGACCAGACCATCACGAGCATCGGCCTCGGAACGTACCTCGGCGACCCGACCGACACGGTGGACGAGTCCTACCACGAAGCCATCGTCACGACGCTCGAATCGGGCTGTAACGTCGTGGACACGGCCATCAACTACCGAAATCAGCGAAGCGAGCGCGTGGTCGGCGCGGCGCTCGCGGATGCGGACGTAGACCGTGAGGAGATTCTCGTTTCGACGAAAGGCGGGTTCGTCCCGTTCGACGGCGACCGCCCGGAAAATCCGGGCGAGTACGTGAAATCCGAGTACGTCGATTCCGGCCTCGTCTCGCGGGAGGACCTCGCCCACGGCAGCCACTGCATCTCGCCTGCGTATATCGACGACCAGGTAGACCGGTCGCTCGAAAATCTCGACCTCGATACCATCGACCTCTACTACGTCCACAACCCCGAGACGCAACTCGACGTGCGCTCCCGGGAGACGGTGTACGACGCGCTCGAAGCCACGTTCACGCGACTCGAAGAGCGGGCCGCAGCCGGGGACATCAACCACTACGGTGTGGCGACGTGGGACGCCTTCCGCGTACCGAAAGACCACGACCACTACCTCTCTATCGTGGAGGTCGTCTCGCGAGCACGGAAGGCTGCGAAAGCCGCCGGCAACACGACCACCCACTTCCGGGCGATTCAACTGCCGTTCAACGTCGGGATGGCCGACGCCTTCACCCAGGAGAGCCACGACGGCCCGGAAGGAGCACAGAGCGTCCTCTGGTTCGCCAGAGAGGCGGGGCTCAACGTGTTCACGAGCGCGAGTCTGTTACAGGGGCGACTCGCCCGCGACCTGCCGGACGCCGTCGCCGCCCAACTGCCCGGTGAGACGACCGCTCAACAGGCACTCAACTTCGCCCGAAGTGCCCCCGGCGTGACCTGCTCGCTCGTCGGAATGTCCTCGCCGGCCCACGTCGAAGAGAATCTCAAGGCCGGCGAAGGGGACGCGATGGGTGCCCGGGCGTTCGACGCCATCTTCGAATGA
- a CDS encoding HVO_0758 family zinc finger protein, translated as MESTRKGLRSGTIVKDTYERLTCAECNKKLKTRNDPDEIGSVRACPDCGTEWRELR; from the coding sequence ATGGAATCGACTCGCAAGGGCCTTCGGTCGGGGACCATCGTCAAGGACACCTACGAACGGCTCACCTGCGCGGAGTGCAACAAGAAACTCAAGACGCGAAACGACCCGGACGAAATCGGCTCGGTACGGGCCTGCCCGGACTGTGGTACGGAGTGGCGCGAACTGCGCTAA
- a CDS encoding MFS transporter yields MSRRQLFGSLCAMVFLVNLGRVLFAPLLEPLIVDFETTRTTMGLVATLAWMGSALPRIPTGYLLTRVRRHRVVLLTGFILTAASLFTAAASSVEMLMVGSFSMGVASGAYFIAANPLVSELYPQRLGRAIGVHGMSSQMAAVLAPLLVTAVLFVDDWRSVFQLVAVVALLATAVLFLVARRTDIPQGGASDRNLLTAVKKQWRIILAGIAFVGVASFVWNGLFNWYPSYLTVKGLSPETSRTMLSVVFAAGVPAFLVGGRFADRFDTVRLQLAIVGAFALSLVALTFAAGLIQIIVVSTIIGFVIHSMFPTVDTFLLSSLPDQHRASAYSVYSGTMMPMQATGSYVVGGLTDVGYSYGTIYQFFAVCLVGVMVVLFVLNRAGRIPRRGRTDA; encoded by the coding sequence GTGTCACGCCGCCAGTTATTCGGCTCACTCTGTGCGATGGTGTTCCTCGTCAATCTCGGACGAGTGCTGTTCGCACCGCTCTTAGAGCCGCTCATCGTGGACTTCGAGACGACCCGCACGACGATGGGTCTGGTGGCAACCCTCGCCTGGATGGGCAGTGCCCTGCCACGGATTCCGACCGGCTACCTCCTCACCCGGGTCCGCCGGCATCGCGTGGTTCTGCTCACGGGCTTCATCCTCACCGCCGCGTCGCTGTTCACCGCGGCCGCGTCCTCCGTCGAAATGCTGATGGTCGGGTCGTTCTCGATGGGCGTCGCGAGCGGGGCGTACTTCATCGCCGCGAATCCACTCGTGAGCGAACTCTACCCCCAGCGCCTCGGGCGCGCCATCGGCGTCCACGGTATGTCGAGCCAGATGGCCGCCGTCCTCGCTCCGCTGCTCGTGACCGCGGTGCTCTTCGTCGACGACTGGCGGAGCGTGTTCCAACTCGTCGCCGTCGTCGCCCTCCTCGCGACGGCCGTGCTCTTTCTCGTCGCCCGTCGAACCGACATCCCGCAGGGTGGAGCCTCCGACCGCAATCTGCTCACGGCGGTGAAAAAGCAGTGGCGCATCATCCTCGCAGGCATCGCCTTCGTCGGCGTCGCCTCGTTCGTCTGGAACGGCCTGTTCAACTGGTATCCATCCTACCTGACGGTGAAAGGGCTGTCGCCTGAAACCTCCCGAACTATGCTCTCGGTCGTCTTCGCCGCGGGCGTCCCCGCCTTCCTCGTCGGTGGCCGGTTCGCAGACCGCTTCGACACGGTGCGCCTGCAACTCGCCATCGTCGGCGCGTTCGCACTGAGCCTCGTGGCTCTGACGTTCGCCGCCGGATTAATACAGATAATCGTCGTGAGCACAATCATCGGCTTCGTCATCCACAGCATGTTTCCGACCGTCGATACCTTCCTGCTGTCGTCGCTGCCCGACCAGCACCGCGCGAGCGCCTACTCGGTGTACAGCGGGACGATGATGCCGATGCAGGCGACCGGCTCGTACGTCGTCGGCGGCCTCACCGACGTGGGATACAGTTACGGAACGATTTACCAGTTCTTCGCGGTCTGCCTCGTCGGCGTGATGGTCGTCCTGTTCGTGCTGAACCGCGCCGGACGCATCCCGCGGCGCGGCCGAACCGACGCCTGA
- a CDS encoding glycosyl transferase family 2 produces MEYVQERVTTLHDLTGHVPDAPTDRAAVVVPMTEREYAGLAAERVLSTLERVGPARVVVPLRASADRVGDFCDWFDAFELDVDLLWCTGPGLGDRLAEAGLSGPMGKGRDVWLALGIAAQEEYVVVHDADAKTYAASHVPRLLAPLAGEYEFTKGYYARVENNQLYGRLARLFVAPLLRALAAEHDAPILDYLTAFRYPLAGEFAATSKLARHLRPQRQWGLELSTLGDAFGAVGFTGSAQVDLGKHEHDHRAVSGPTGLSDMSEGVGQALFQVLADFDVKPDYDALPGQYRETALQFVRQYAADAAFNGLDYDREAERRQVGVYQQAIEPLTDDMRLPSWDESSLAPDEVWHASRTDLEAAMDDH; encoded by the coding sequence ATGGAGTACGTCCAGGAGCGCGTGACGACGCTGCACGACCTGACCGGGCACGTCCCCGACGCGCCGACAGACCGGGCCGCCGTCGTCGTTCCGATGACCGAGCGCGAATACGCGGGACTGGCCGCAGAACGGGTACTCTCGACGCTAGAGCGCGTCGGCCCCGCCCGCGTGGTGGTCCCGCTCCGGGCGAGTGCGGACCGCGTTGGCGACTTCTGTGACTGGTTCGACGCCTTCGAATTGGACGTGGACCTACTCTGGTGTACCGGACCGGGACTGGGAGACCGCCTCGCGGAGGCGGGGCTCTCCGGACCGATGGGAAAGGGTCGGGACGTGTGGCTCGCCCTCGGCATCGCCGCCCAGGAGGAGTACGTCGTCGTCCACGATGCGGACGCGAAGACCTACGCCGCGAGCCACGTTCCACGGCTTCTCGCACCGCTCGCGGGCGAGTACGAGTTCACGAAGGGCTACTACGCCCGCGTCGAGAACAACCAGCTCTACGGTCGCCTCGCCCGCCTGTTCGTCGCGCCCCTGCTTCGGGCGCTCGCCGCCGAACACGACGCCCCGATTCTCGATTACCTGACGGCGTTTCGCTACCCGCTCGCCGGAGAATTCGCAGCCACCTCGAAACTCGCCCGTCACCTCCGTCCTCAGCGCCAGTGGGGGCTCGAACTCTCGACGCTTGGCGACGCTTTCGGTGCAGTCGGCTTTACTGGCTCTGCGCAGGTCGATTTGGGGAAACACGAACACGACCACCGCGCCGTCTCCGGTCCGACTGGCCTCTCCGACATGAGCGAAGGAGTCGGCCAGGCGCTCTTTCAGGTGCTCGCAGACTTCGACGTAAAACCGGATTACGACGCACTGCCGGGGCAGTACCGCGAGACTGCGCTCCAGTTCGTCCGTCAGTACGCCGCCGACGCCGCGTTCAACGGGCTCGACTACGACCGCGAAGCCGAACGCCGGCAGGTGGGCGTGTACCAGCAGGCAATCGAACCACTGACCGATGACATGCGCCTGCCGTCGTGGGACGAGAGTTCCCTCGCGCCCGACGAGGTGTGGCACGCCTCGCGAACCGACCTCGAAGCCGCGATGGATGACCATTAA
- a CDS encoding CoA pyrophosphatase: protein MNLDRVARYSPSEVTDEEREAGVLVPILTRDGEPQLLFTKRADHLGEHPGQMSFPGGGREPADADLEATALREANEEIGLDPRTAEIVGRLDDIRTITSYAVRPFVATVPDAQYTPDEREVAEIVVLSLEDLTDLANYESERRMHPHYGDIRLHFFHVDGYTVWGATGRILVNFLEVATDWEMPRKVDRVVDPDADLPT from the coding sequence ATGAATCTCGACCGGGTGGCGCGCTACTCGCCCTCCGAAGTCACGGACGAGGAGCGCGAAGCGGGCGTCCTCGTGCCCATTCTCACCCGTGACGGGGAGCCACAGCTTCTCTTTACGAAGCGCGCAGACCACCTCGGCGAACACCCCGGGCAGATGTCGTTTCCCGGCGGCGGGCGCGAGCCCGCGGACGCGGACCTCGAAGCAACTGCCCTCCGAGAGGCAAACGAGGAGATCGGCTTGGACCCCCGCACCGCAGAAATTGTGGGCCGGCTGGACGACATCAGGACGATTACGAGCTACGCGGTGCGCCCGTTCGTCGCCACCGTCCCCGACGCCCAGTACACTCCCGACGAGCGCGAGGTGGCCGAAATCGTCGTCCTCAGCCTCGAGGACCTGACCGACCTCGCGAACTACGAGTCAGAGCGCCGGATGCACCCCCACTACGGCGACATCCGACTGCACTTTTTCCACGTCGATGGCTACACTGTCTGGGGCGCGACGGGGCGCATCCTGGTGAACTTCCTCGAAGTCGCGACGGATTGGGAGATGCCACGGAAAGTTGATAGGGTGGTTGATCCAGACGCGGACTTGCCCACTTGA
- a CDS encoding alpha/beta fold hydrolase, giving the protein MKTVRSADGIEIAYEKTGHGPPMVLVHGTTADHTRWEPIRSALEEHFTLYAIDRRGRGESGDAPEYSLEREVEDVVAVVDSIGEPVVLLGHSYGALCSLEAALHTENVSKLVLYEPPFSPTGQVISSHETLEAIQALVDRNQNEQALVRFFEDVAGMPPAEVDVLRRAPNWPDRVAAAHTIAREEAAPDAYEFDADRLAALTMPTLLLTGSESAPFLREATATLAETLPNSRIVTFEGHGHVAINSAPDEFVDAVLTFVRESESVPRAP; this is encoded by the coding sequence ATGAAAACAGTTCGTTCGGCAGATGGAATCGAGATTGCGTACGAAAAGACGGGCCACGGGCCACCGATGGTCCTCGTTCACGGGACGACGGCTGACCATACCCGGTGGGAACCAATCCGCTCGGCGCTCGAAGAACACTTCACGCTCTACGCCATCGACCGCCGAGGTCGCGGCGAGAGCGGTGACGCACCCGAGTATAGTTTAGAGCGAGAGGTAGAAGACGTGGTCGCCGTCGTCGACTCGATCGGGGAACCAGTGGTCTTGCTCGGCCATTCGTACGGCGCACTCTGCTCGCTGGAGGCCGCGCTGCACACCGAGAACGTCAGCAAACTCGTCCTGTACGAACCGCCGTTCTCACCGACGGGCCAGGTCATCTCGTCGCACGAGACGCTCGAAGCGATACAAGCACTTGTAGACCGCAATCAGAACGAGCAAGCACTGGTCCGCTTCTTCGAGGACGTCGCCGGGATGCCACCAGCGGAGGTTGACGTGCTTCGCAGGGCTCCGAACTGGCCGGACCGCGTTGCCGCCGCACACACAATCGCGAGAGAGGAGGCGGCCCCAGACGCGTACGAATTCGACGCCGACCGACTCGCCGCGCTCACGATGCCGACGCTGCTGTTGACCGGCAGCGAGAGTGCCCCGTTCCTCCGGGAAGCCACGGCTACACTCGCAGAAACGCTGCCGAACAGCCGAATCGTCACGTTCGAGGGTCACGGCCACGTCGCGATAAATTCGGCTCCGGACGAATTCGTGGATGCTGTGCTCACGTTCGTTCGAGAGTCGGAGTCAGTTCCTCGTGCGCCGTGA
- a CDS encoding luciferase, which translates to MLTGETRLSETGLDAVALKPAECDVRRADALSVGVVTIDYEGREHLPDVDVLAELARTKEVRLTTPVRADGFDPLGDDSRYDEIPDGIKQVLVAGHSAYLTAEERKRPIAPRLAAALERAPDSWVGTEGVERIALATGGTQFDLLSRTTRRDVRALRAAGYDGELAVYAPTVLTDDEDEILDAVGAYAARRRPVARALPDGAATDSSATGRARKVLLAASRDYALVGTPSAVAEQIEALRAVGVDTVVGYPARGIDEFLR; encoded by the coding sequence ATGCTAACTGGTGAGACACGTCTCTCTGAGACGGGTTTGGACGCGGTCGCGCTCAAACCCGCGGAGTGTGACGTGCGCAGAGCGGACGCCCTCTCCGTGGGCGTCGTCACGATAGACTACGAGGGCCGCGAGCACCTCCCCGACGTCGACGTACTCGCCGAACTCGCCCGGACGAAGGAGGTCAGACTGACCACGCCCGTTCGCGCAGACGGTTTCGACCCCCTCGGCGACGACTCGCGCTACGACGAGATTCCAGATGGAATCAAGCAGGTGCTCGTCGCCGGCCACTCGGCGTACCTCACAGCGGAGGAGCGAAAACGTCCCATAGCGCCCCGGTTGGCCGCCGCCCTCGAACGTGCGCCCGACTCGTGGGTCGGCACGGAAGGCGTAGAGCGAATCGCGCTCGCCACCGGCGGGACGCAGTTCGACCTGCTCTCGCGGACGACCCGACGAGACGTGCGGGCGCTTCGGGCCGCCGGCTACGACGGCGAACTCGCCGTCTACGCACCCACGGTGCTCACCGACGACGAGGACGAGATTCTGGATGCAGTTGGAGCCTACGCCGCGCGCAGACGGCCCGTCGCCCGGGCGCTGCCCGACGGCGCGGCCACCGACTCGTCGGCCACCGGTCGCGCTCGGAAGGTGTTGCTCGCGGCGAGTCGCGACTACGCGCTCGTCGGCACGCCCAGCGCGGTCGCAGAACAAATCGAAGCGCTCCGCGCGGTCGGCGTCGATACCGTCGTCGGCTACCCCGCCCGGGGCATCGACGAGTTTCTGCGCTGA
- a CDS encoding FAD-binding oxidoreductase: MTFRVAVAGGGAVGVTTAHDLAVRDADVTLFERDELASGSSGRAAGVCYSHFPNPVDARIARRSLSRFREFAAAREDFEFTSCPYVWFAHESDEERCDRLGEQVERMNATGGDVSRVTPAELEADFPALRAADIGAAARADDAGYTEPATYVRAMGEAAREAGVTIEENAPVRLDDDGNLETPRDAGAFDAVVLTTGVQTQKLLADAGIQIAMKPYRVQALTTEKAAASDEIPMTYDATEGFYFRPRKGGLLVGDGTELFERDPDDYPEDADDEFVETNRQRVARRVAFEPRVSRAWAGMCGATPDYDPLVGEVRDDLFVACGFQGHGFMRSPGIGELLAKQVLGETDFDAFDPTRFRGDEEFEIVEGLS, translated from the coding sequence ATGACGTTTCGAGTGGCCGTCGCCGGCGGCGGCGCAGTTGGCGTGACCACCGCCCACGACCTCGCGGTGCGCGACGCGGACGTGACGCTTTTCGAACGCGACGAACTGGCGAGCGGGTCGAGCGGCCGCGCCGCTGGCGTGTGTTACTCGCACTTTCCGAACCCGGTTGACGCGCGGATTGCTCGACGGTCGCTCTCCCGATTCCGGGAGTTCGCCGCTGCGCGCGAGGACTTCGAATTCACGTCCTGTCCGTACGTCTGGTTCGCTCACGAGTCAGACGAGGAGCGGTGCGACCGGCTCGGCGAACAGGTCGAGCGGATGAACGCAACCGGCGGCGACGTCTCCCGCGTGACGCCTGCGGAACTAGAAGCCGACTTCCCGGCGTTACGGGCCGCGGACATCGGGGCGGCCGCCCGTGCCGACGACGCCGGCTATACGGAACCCGCCACCTACGTCCGGGCGATGGGCGAGGCGGCCCGTGAAGCCGGCGTCACCATCGAGGAGAACGCGCCGGTTCGTCTCGACGACGATGGGAATCTGGAGACACCCCGGGACGCAGGTGCGTTCGACGCCGTGGTTCTCACGACGGGTGTCCAGACGCAGAAGTTACTCGCAGATGCAGGCATCCAGATTGCGATGAAGCCGTACCGGGTGCAGGCGCTCACTACCGAAAAGGCGGCAGCGAGCGACGAGATTCCGATGACCTATGACGCGACTGAGGGGTTCTACTTTCGCCCGCGGAAAGGCGGCCTGCTCGTCGGGGACGGGACCGAACTGTTCGAGCGCGATCCGGACGACTACCCCGAGGATGCAGACGACGAGTTCGTGGAGACGAACCGGCAACGAGTGGCCCGACGCGTCGCGTTCGAACCGAGAGTTTCCCGAGCGTGGGCGGGGATGTGTGGGGCGACGCCGGACTACGACCCACTGGTCGGGGAAGTAAGAGACGACTTGTTCGTCGCCTGTGGCTTCCAGGGCCACGGCTTCATGCGCTCGCCAGGCATCGGAGAACTGCTCGCAAAACAGGTGCTCGGGGAAACCGACTTCGACGCGTTCGACCCGACACGATTTCGGGGCGACGAGGAGTTCGAAATCGTCGAAGGACTCAGCTGA